In the Anastrepha obliqua isolate idAnaObli1 chromosome 1, idAnaObli1_1.0, whole genome shotgun sequence genome, one interval contains:
- the LOC129249950 gene encoding hatching enzyme 1.2 has protein sequence MPKIIFSVFPNEYIQYRKFKLCDITPIMLTESENFYKFWRLCCLLVAYSVMCQGLSAQIKSRYKPMGVDLFNHEFMSAPETLSSNIEDWDDSETEIDDPETVPRLYQGDIAIDPYTYISLRLGVNPMKHPKRVWPNATIPFEISHLYTNNERMAIQRALNTFNSLTCINFIPFDGEEEDYVLITPPVDDAPPGCWSFVGKRGGEQVVSLQQPDENSAHCFSSEGRIMHELMHAIGIYHEQSRADRDNFVKIHWENIVPKYRKNFKLISKKKGKQTFDYDYNSVMHYGEFYFSKKKGEKPTMTPLQPGVRIGQRKTISKTDCLKINDLYGCLNGRHARMYKSFCNLLGL, from the exons AtgccaaaaataatattttcagtatttCCAAACGAATATATTCAATATAGAAAATTCAAGTTGTGTGATATAACGCCAATAATGTTAACTGAAAgtgagaatttttataaattttggcgGTTATGCTGTTTGTTAGTCGCCTACAGTGTCATGTGTCAAGGCTTAAGTGCACAAATCAAGTCCAGATACAAGCCTATGGGAGTGGATTTGTTCAACCATGAATTCATGAGTGCTCcag AAACATTGAGCTCGAATATAGAGGACTGGGACGATAGTGAAACTGAGATTGATGATCCTGAAACAGTGCCACGCCTCTATCAAGGCGACATTGCGATTGATCCTTATACTTACATATCACTTAGGCTTGGCGTTAATCCCATGAAACATCCGAAACGTGTGTGGCCTAACGCCACTATTCCCTTCGAAATCAGCCACTTATACACAAACAATGAACGTATGGCCATACAACGCGCCCTAAACACATTCAATTCATTaacttgtattaattttataCCCTTCGACGGCGAGGAGGAAGATTACGTATTAATTACACCGCCAGTAGATGATGCACCGCCCGGTTGCTGGTCGTTTGTAGGAAAGCGCGGTGGAGAACAAGTAGTATCATTGCAGCAACCTGATGAGAATAGCGCACACTGTTTCAGCAGCGAGGGACGCATTATGCATGAACTTATGCATGCGATTGGCATCTATCACGAACAGTCACGAGCGGATAGagataattttgttaaaattcattgggaaaatattgttccaaaatatcggaaaaattttaaactgatTTCTAAAAAGAAAGGCAAACAAACGTTCGATTACGATTACAATTCTGTAATGCATTACGGCGAATTCTATTTTAGCAAAAAGAAAGGGGAGAAACCGACTATGACACCATTGCAACCGGGTGTACGTATAGGACAACGGAAAACCATCAGCAAAACGGACTGTCTAAAAATTAACGATTTATATGGTTGTTTAAATGGTAGACATGCCCGAATGTACAAAAGTTTCTGCAATCTATTGGGACTTTAA